AAGGTTCTCCAGAGCTACTGCCCTAAAGCTGTTCTTTCTCCCATGCCTTGGAGAGGGAAGCTGGGCTTTAGCTGGCCTTGGGCCTGATGCCTGTGCCACATGGAGTGGCCAGCTGGCAGGGGGTGGGCTGGGTGGCCTCCAGCCAGCTCTTTGGGAACACCCCAGCTCTAGCAAGAACCAAGTCTCTTTCCTAAACCAGCCCCTTCCTACCTCTCCTGAAGGGGCAGCAGGAGGAGCGACACAGCAGCAGACAAAGCATGGCTCCACCAGGCCCCAGCAGAGCCTGGGCCCACGCATGGCAGCATTAAACGAGACTCCCCTGCAAGGGAATCCATTTCCTTCATAGCCTGAACTCCCCCTCCCGCTCAGGGTGGCCTTTCGCAACCGACAAGCCCCCACACATCATCAATCCTGTGTCACGTTAAAGGATGCCGGATGTATGGGAGGGCGCCTGGACTAGCTTCAAAGGCCTGAGGCAGGATGGATTGTGTCCTCAGGCCTGCTGCTGTCTCTTAAAAAGCCAGAGGGGGTGGGCTCAACCCCCAAATGGTCCATAGCATAGTTAGGAGACATAGGAAGAGGTTAGCATGTCCTATTCCCCAAGAGCTGCTGGCAGATGGCTGAGCTAGCAATGTGGGGGGTGCAGGTAGAGATGGGCACACAGCCAGGGTGCTGGCATGGTATTGGTAAAGGTCCAGCTCTGACTTAGCCTCCAGGGACAGAGAGGCAGGGTACCAGGAAGAAGCCCTGCATTCCCACATCCCACACCCCCTGCAGCCCCCTACCTTCCACGCCTGAGTTCTGGTGGGGATCAGCCTAGGAAGTTTGCTGGGGGCTGAGGTGTTTGCTTTGCATCAGTCATCTTTGATACCTTACAGAGAGCAATTCtattaaaaaaggacaaaaactgcaattacttctgcaccaacctaatatgttCCTCATTCCAGTCTGGGAACCACCAGCTGGACAGGAGGAAAGGGCCATTGGTAGGGAGAAGAAGAACCCCCCTCAAATCAATTCTACAGACCTGGCTCTACTCTCAACAAGGGGATACTAGAGATCTAAGACTCTGTGAGTGTGCTGATgccagagaggagggaagaagagaactTGCAATGGGACAGCTGCTTGAATGTCAGACAAGAATCTGCTTCCACTCTACAGGGTCCTGCTTAGACTAGAAGGCAAAGTGATTCCAAGGGCTGCAGGCCATCCTCTCCTTCTCTATATGAACTCAGGGCCTCCTGGGCTGCCACATGGCGTTGTGTAGGTTGTTAACTGTACAACTCTGGGGAGCACTATTTGTGACCTACTCTACATGGATGTTGCCCTGAAGTTGTCCAGTGTGCAACCTGCACAGCTGTATTCAGTGGCACTAAGCCAGGAGGCCCTCCCATTTCTAAGGCCTCCTGTCCTCTAATAACCCCAGCACTGGAGAGAGCTAGGATACTGAAAGTTTGTAGTAGTACTGACATCCCCATAGCAACCCAGTGTGATGTCATCAACGGGGGATTAGCACATTCTAATGCCCAATCAGCAGGCCTCTACCCTCCTTGCCCCTTTGCTAAGGGCCCTACAGGGGAGgaaagaggctgaggttggcaaaGAAGGCAACAGAAGAAGCAAAGACTGCAGCAGGGGTGGACTGATGGGGGTGGATGCATAAGCTGGCAGGGAATGGAACAGACAGCCAAGGTGCACTCTAGCTTTCCTGAGCACAGAACGCTCAGGTTGTTCACACCCAGGCTTGCTTACCGGTTGAGTTGGGGTTTGTTCTTCGGAACAACTCCTTCAGGAAGCCGAGGCCTGTGATTTGGTAATAGACCTGAGTGGGGGGGAAGAGGGGATAGTCTTTGCAGCTCCCTCTGCAGCTCCGAGGGGGCCAGAGGGAAAGGCCAAGGGAGCGGGAAGGTTGGCATTGGGTGGTGAGTATAATTAACACTCTGGATATCCACTTTTCTTCCAGGAGGGGCTGAAACATGGGGCAGCTGGGTGGGGAGACAGTGCCTGTAGCCCTCTGCCCCTCTTGGTCCCCAGGGCCTTCTACCTGCTCGGTGGGCCATCTTCACACACTCCTCGATCTTGCGGTGTTCTTCCCGGCATAGGCCTGTGATCTTTCGGGGCAGCATGCCTCCATGAGGCCGGATGAACTGGCTAAGCAGCAGAACATCCTAGTGGAAACCGAAAATAGGGGATGAGGGTCAGCTGGGCTTGCTTTTGATGCTGGGAAGTTAGGGCTTCATGGTCTACAGGGGAGGCTGATGTCTCCTGGGAACCTGGCTGAGATCACTTCCTCCACACAGAGCTGTGCACATGGGTCTGCTACCTTCACCCAACAAAGGTTAATCTCAACTTAGTAAGATTTTCTGTACCCCATTACCAACCCCAAGAGCTCCCAGCTCctctatgagattttttttttttttttttgaggcaagggctcactctgttgcccaggctggagtgcagtggcgcaatctcgggtcactgcaatctctgcctcccaatttcttgctcaagtgatcctcccacctcagcctcctgagtagctgggactacaggtgcatgccaccacgcctggctaatttttgtagagatggggtcttgctatgttgcccaggctggtcttgaactcctgggctcaagcaatctgcccgcctcggcctcccagagttctggggtGGCAGGTGTGTGCCCCTACACCCAGCCTCGTGAGATCATCTTCTGATAGACTAGGTTAGAGAACAGAAACTCTTCAAGAAGCGTCACCAATCTTTTATGTACCTGAAGCATCTTTCTTGGACAAAATGTCTGCTCAGGTAGGGTTAGGAGACATGCCCTATGTTTCCACACAAGAGGAGAAACCTGTAACATTTTAGACCTTAAAGTCTATATACCACAAGCCAGAGTATATGCAAACAGCCCCTCCACCTCCTGCCATTCCCTCTGAAGTGCAAGGAAGGCATAAAAGCCAAGGAGGAAGGAACCAGGGTTGTGAAGTTTAATCTCACATGATCTAGGCCCCCTGTGACCAGATCTGAATGGATTCTTGGGCTTCCTTCGGACCATCACATGCCCACCAGGCTGCTTGGGACAGGTCAAAGGAACAGATAAACAGAGCCAGAATCAAGACAAGGGACCAACTCCCTGCCAGGTCTAAAATGTTATAATTcccagactgcttgagcccagcagttcgagaccagcctgagcaacatagcaagaccccgctGTCATAGAATGGTTTAAGGGGTTAAAGAAAACTCACCATTCCCCTCCCTGCAAGGGCCTGGCATGCCAATCTTAGCAGTCAAGTTCTACAAACCAACTTGCTGCCCTGGCAGGCGCCTTGCTGCAAAACCGCAGATTTGTTTTAATCACTGGACAGTTCCTGAGGGACCCAGGCCTTCAATTCCCACCCCTGTACTTTTCAGAATCTGATGAAAAGAACTTGGATTGGATTAATCCAGGGCTAATCAACTGGGCTGGAGGCCCCAGCCCTCCACCGTAGGCTGCCAAGCAAGCTAACAGCTTTGTGCAGCTCAGGTTAATGGTGCTCTGAGTGGAAAGgggtaaaaggaaaaacaactttAGCCTTTACCTCAGACGGGATTAGATTTCTTCTGCTGGAGAGAGCCAAGTATGTTTCCTGGAAAAGGCTGGTAGGAAGAGTGCCCTACCATGGTTGGGCGGGTATGGGGTTTGCTTTTCTATCAGCAGCTGAGGTTCCAAGGATGCCCACAACCCCACTAACTTGCGCATGGTGAGCGGCTGGGAACACTGCCCCTTGCCTGTGTGCTTGCTTTCTGTTACTCCAGGCGGCCATCAGGAGAAGGGCCCCAGGACAGAAAGAACCCCCCCACCCCTCAGGGTGGCCTCAAGCCAAGGCTTCCAGCCCATGAGATTAGTTGGGTCACTCTGTTCAGATCCCACGGGCATGTGGCTTCTCCTGCTCTTATCACCTGACCAGGATCTCTGCCTTTAATCATCCTATTCCACAAAGGGGCACAGGGACAACCTGCAGGTCAAACTGGCCCAGAGCCTGAATCACCTGAAACCCAAAAATAGGGTGCTTCATGTCACCAGTGAGAGCTCTGAAGAACAAGTAAGAATTTCTCCAGGGCTGTGTCCTTAGTCCCACGCCCTCCCCATCTCTGGGGAGGAGGTAGTGTAGTCATTAGAAGCACGGGCTCTGCCTGGGCTTTCGTCCCTGGAGTTTGTATCCCAGCTCTGATACTGGCTGGGGGATCTGAGGCAAGTTCACAAACGTCTCCATGTCtcaaatttcctcatctgtaaaatgaggatgaaactagtacctacttcatagggttattgtgaaaaCTAAGTGAATTAAAACAGGTAAGTACTCAGTGCCGGATAGAGCATGCACTCAATGTTAGCTGTTGTTATTATTCACTACTGTCTTTCTTCCCTGGAAACGACTGCACTAGAAGAGCTTGAGTaatcaggtatctttatagctcCAATACAGAACGAAAAGGTAATGTGTTCCCAGATCACAGTGAGAACCAAGAGCTTGTTCAAATACACCCTCATCATAAAAGAGGAAAGCCAAACCCAGATCATGATTCCATCCCACAAGAGTACAACCCCTGCGAGCCGAGTTAAGGGCCCTAGTGGTCTGAGGCACAACCAGATCACAAATTCAATCAGTGgctctcaaccctggctgcacattagaaccaCGGGAGAGCATTGAAAAAATGCTCAGGCCCCACCCCGCAGGCTGATTCCACACCGTGACCTCAGTCTCCTAGGCTACCGAAGATGGTGATGGGTCTTCTTCAGAGGGAGAGCTGCGGTGAATGAGACCACATCTATGAAGTGGCTTCGGAGGACCTGGTGGAGCCCatgcatcattattttttaaagctccccaggtgattccagtgtgcagccagggctgagaacaACCGGACAAAATGCTCCCATCTCTGGTGGTTCCATGAAATGCAGCAGTAGCTACAGCGGGTGCATGCTGCTCCAGTTAACCAGGGAATCTGAGAACTTCATGACACACAGAACCGAGTGTCTCTGTACCCAGACTCACGTCATAGTTATACTTGTGCTTCAGGTTCCAACGGCAGATGGGGCACTGGCCAGAGGGGTTAGGAGGATTTGGACTCTCCTTGGGAGTCGCTGTGATTCGGCCTTCAATCTAGGAGACAGAGAAAGTGAGCCAGTGTGAGAGACAGGGCCTGCGTGGAGCCACATTATCTTTGCACAAACCCCAAAATGATGGGAATGCTGGTGAAAGTTTACCTTGGGGGTTCTTGTGGGAGTAGCTAAGAGGTTTCTCTGCCTGAACTGTGGTGTTTATTCTGTAGTTACTGTATGCTAGGCCTTGAGACAGCTACAGGGATGTGGTTTGGTGGCCTACAGGGGTAATGGAAACCATCTGAACTTAGTATCAGTggcaagagggagagaggggtttGCTGTATCAATTGAATGCTACCTTTCcttcctcaaaagaaaaaacaaaggcacCAGAACACTAGACTTTTTCCCCTCCCTGGCTTTGGGGGAAAGTAATACATGCACATGGTAAAAAGTTTTAAGTGGCACAGGGATATAGAGTCCAAAGAAAGCCTCCCTCCCATCCCACATGTCCTCCTAGCGGGAAACTGCAGTTCCTAGCTTTATCTTACAGAGCTAAGGCTATGCCAATGGGTCTCAACCAGAGGTGATTTTGCTCCCCAGGGGAcgtggcaatgtctggagacatttttaattgTCATGACTGGGGGAGGGAGTGCTACTGCATCTAGCAGGGATGTTCTAACCATCTtccaatgcacaggacagccctcgCAACAAAGAATTACTCAGCCCCAAATGCCAGGAATAGCAAGGCTGAAAAAACCCGGGCTGTGCCATATAAGCAGATATGCATGCACTCCTTCTctctttacaaaagaaagaaagaaaaaaccaacaCGATACAGATGGGAGGATACATTTCCCTGTCATGCTCCTTGCTTTTATCATTTTGGATGCCACCTTTTAAACCCTGCTGAGGCCAAGTGTGAAATGACCTCCCTATCGCTGCTGTATCCTGTGATACAGCCTTGGAATTACTAAGCGCAATAAACCAACGATCTGGGAATTAGCTCCAATTGCAAGAGGGGAGTTTAGAAAGCCTGGCTGACTGAGGCTGTGGGTTATGAGAGTGAGGCTGGGACGGGTCTGAGAGGCTTTGGGAGGGAAGCAACACTGTCTCCTGGGGGAGAAGTGGCACAGGGGAAAGGGGCTGGAAGTACTACTTGGCTGTGCAGAGCACTGCTACCCTCCTTCTGCCATGGCAATCACAACTATGCCAGAAACTGAGATGTTAGAGAAAATTCGCAAGTACATGGTAGGCCTTGGGAAGCAGGTTGCAGTgggttgggggtaggggggtGGGGAGAGCTGACATTTATTGACTCCCCATTATATGTGTGGCTCAGTGCTAAGAATGGTTCACATATATTAGTTCACTTAACCTCCAGAATCTAGTGAGGTAGGTGTCTGATCTTATTTCATAGGGGAGAGAATAATATCCAGTCAGCCATGGCCATGCCGCTAAAGGCATGGATGGGCTCTTTCCTCCCCTGAGGGCTCTCATAGGCCACAATGCCTCCACATCTATTCTACAAACAGCAGACTCATGCCCCACACGAAAAACGCTCTATATACTCAAAAGTCAGATGTATTTCTCTCCTCCAGCATGGAGTTTATAGAGTGAATATTTGTTTTGGCTTTGAATCAAGGAGCCTAAAAGGTACCCTAAGGGGATTGGGGAGGGTCCCCTAAAAAGAACTGTTTTGAGGCTAAGGAGTGGAAAGGCAGAGGGAGCATTCTAGGGGGAGACCCAATGGACTTGTCCTGGGAATAAGACTGCCTTGGGGAGGATTGAGCTTGGCTGGCTACCTAAAGGGTTAAATCTCTGGTTGACATGGAAGTTACAGGGGCCTCTAGCTCTGTGCAGTGACTGAGGATTTCTTGGAGGCATAGAAGACCATGTGAAAACAATGTTGTTGTCTTTTAAGGATTATAGGATAATCTAGGCCCCATGACTCCCCAAGGAAGGGAGGTGGGATGGGCCCAGGGAGGGAAAGGGGGGAGTGGGTAGATGAAGTATTGTTCCAACTTTCTTACCAACAGACAAGCCAGGGCGCCAGCTAGTGAGGCCAGGGCCGGGAGAATGTCACTTTTTAAATGCATCATTTAAGGAGCAGTTTAGTCATTCTagccagaaaagaaaggaattgaggtCCAGGCTCTTGGCTCTGGGTCAACTTACTCTGGCTCTCTAGGCATGCAACAATGCCTTAGTTTCCCCTTTGGGAAACTGATTCAACATCCGCCAAAGAGCTTATCAGCAAAGGCCTCTGAGGCCTTGCTACACAAAAGGCCACTTTAATCAAATAGCAGATACCTCAGCCCAGGCACAGCAACTGTTCCTGATTAACCACACTATAGCTCACAGCTTGAAAAATAGTAGGCTGTGGGATTTATGGTCACTGAGGGAGCTGATCCTGGAGCTGGGCGTCCAGTTtgggcccctccctccctcagagGAGCGGCCAGGCAGCTCCAAATGTTAAAGAGGTTATACATGGCCAACTCAACGATACTTACTATAGTTGTCTTCCCTTCTTGGATCTCCACCACTACAGAGATAAAGGGGGAAAATTAGGTCAGCCATTTAATAAGGaacagagagtttcaaataaCAGCTCAAATTCTACACATTTGGAAAAAAGCAGCCTTCCGTCTGTACTCTCTCATGGTCTCCACCTGGAACAGAAAGCACGCAGGGTTCACCCCACTAGTGCCAAGGCTCTATGCCcttgaggtggggtgggggcaagCCCAGGATGCCCAGGTAGCATCACCTCTCTGGTATGGGATTAAGGAGTTTCGCATTGTTTTTGCCTTTCTATGCAAATATTTATCTTGGTTCCATCCAAAGGAATTGGTCAGATCCTGTCCTACAGTGGCTAGCAATAAAAGAGGGTGGGGTAGTGGTTCTAAAAGACCTTCAAAAGTACGCAGGCGGTGTGTGTTCCTGCACAAAGAGAATCAGATAAGAATGGTTTCTGCTCTGAAGAGTTTACAATGTAAGATATAGCACTGAACTAACATTATTCCAGTGGCACCCCAGTGAATGAGAAAAAGTCAAGTTCACTCCTAGAACACATCCTGAGAGTCTTGAGTGAAATCCTCTTCTCCCTGCAGGGTTGCATTTTATTATCTATACTGGAGAGTGTTGATGGATGAGGTAGGAATAAAGAGCATGAAGATACCGAGTCCAAGAAGAATTTCAAGTATTGCCATTCCAAACAGAGAGGGACACCCTCAGTGCTTTGCCTATCTAGGTGAGGCAGTCAGAAGAGAATCTGATGGCAAGACAATCAGTTGCACACATCTGTCAAGCTGAATACATTTCCTATCTTACCTAACCAAGATGCAGAATGAGCCAATAGCCCACATTCAGCTAATATAATCAAATAGTTCTTGGAGATACTCCCGTGTTGACACAGTTTCTTTAGAAAGATAGAAGCCagaccgggtacagtggctcacgcctgtaatcccagcactttgggaggctgaggcgggaagaaatacttgagctcaggagttaagagaccagcctgcgcaatgtggcaaaatcctacaaaaatcactaaaatgagccaggcatggtggcatgcacttgtaatcctagctacttgggaaggtgaggtgggaggactgcttgagcccaggaggctgaggctgcagcgagccatgatcatgccaccgcattccagcctgagggacagagcgagaccccatctcaaagaaacaaacaccAATGAAAAGAGAAGGGACCATCTAAGGAAAAAGGCAATTGTAACCCAACCAGAGACCCATGGCAGCATCTGTGATCACTGAGCTCTGTGACCAACAGCTAATTGGACACAGACTGCTTGGAATTGTCCCTCATTTGTCTTCTGGGCAACCCATTCATAAAGACTCACTGCTCCAAAACAACCAACCTGAGAGCCTCTCAGTGTCCAACTCCAGACATACAAAGGAATAACAGTGGCTAGAAAAGCCCTGGAGGCTTTCTCCAGAGAACACTGTAGTTACTAATCAATTCAAAGACAACCTAGGTTTTTCCATGTAAAAGAAAATGCGTCACCCCACACACGGATCTACTTGTACAGAACACAGACCAACCCAAGAATGGGATTTGGGTGAGACTCAACGTGGTCCTCAGTCTGGAAGCCAGCACAGCTGCAGAGGGAAGGTCACTGCAATACGTCAATCTGCAGAATCAACCTACAAACGGAGGATGGGGAGAAATGAAGGGAGGTAGGAGGAGGGCACATCCCCAGTCCAGTAGGGGTTCCAGGCACCCTGCAACTTTGCAAATTTGCAATAACCAAGTTGAGAGACAACCTAATCTGAGCAACAAGTAGGGGGGAAGTTTCTAAGAATCCTCAAAGGAAACAAAAGGAGAGACACGTTCTGCTACCACTGGAGTCAGCAGAAGAACAATGCCCTGAAACACAAGTGGATAAACATGTGGTTCCCTGCTTGGTGGAGGCACTTGGGTCCTAACCATGAGGTAAACAAGTCTAACAAAACACACATCACTCCCGGCAAAGCACCAAATCCTGAAGTCATCCCACTGGCCCCTGGAAAACAGATCAAAGCCCATGGCAAGCTCCACTGCTCACAAGCTCCCCCTCCACACAGCAACTGTGAGCCAGCGAATCATCTTACTAGAAGCCAGTGGGTAAAACAATAGGCAGATGCTTATCTAACAGACACAATTTGTCAAACCAGAAGGAATGACCTGAGAACTCACATTGAACTGACATTGATCAGGGTGGTGTCTTAGTGCAGGGGGAGAAGGCCCTGTTGGAGCCTGGTCCTTGAGGCCCTTAGTAGATTTTAAGCCTCTGGAAAGAAGAGATCTGAATCAAAATAGTATTGATTTACAGCGTGCATACAAAAACGtgtcaaaaccaaacaaaacctgaTCCATTTTGTTGCCGGCTACCTCCCTATTCAAGAGAAGTGGGGGTGGCTAAGAAAAGCTGGACTGAGAGATTTAGGCACTAACAGAAAACTTGTTTAGAAAAAGATGGAATCACCCTTGTGTTCTGAGATATGGCAGTATCAAGTAAGCTAAGGGAAGAGATGAAGCAGTTTTCTAAACTAGAACTAAGGGCCAAAGTCTTTCCAGATAAGCACTTCTCATACACATGAAATAATCTGTCCCCAATGAGGCAACACATTTGCTGGGCACTTAT
The window above is part of the Symphalangus syndactylus isolate Jambi chromosome 23, NHGRI_mSymSyn1-v2.1_pri, whole genome shotgun sequence genome. Proteins encoded here:
- the MRPS18A gene encoding large ribosomal subunit protein mL66 isoform X3, with protein sequence MKEIVDEEMEIAVVEIQEGKTTIIEGRITATPKESPNPPNPSGQCPICRWNLKHKYNYDDVLLLSQFIRPHGGMLPRKITGLCREEHRKIEECVKMAHRAGLLPNHRPRLPEGVVPKNKPQLNRYLTRWAPGSVKPIYKKGPRWNRVRMPVGSPLLRDNVCYSRTPWKLYH
- the MRPS18A gene encoding large ribosomal subunit protein mL66 isoform X2, which gives rise to MAALKALVSGCGRLLRGLLAGPAATSWSRLPARGFREVVEIQEGKTTIIEGRITATPKESPNPPNPSGQCPICRWNLKHKYNYDDVLLLSQFIRPHGGMLPRKITGLCREEHRKIEECVKMAHRAGLLPNHRPRLPEGVVPKNKPQLNRIALCKVSKMTDAKQTPQPPANFLG
- the MRPS18A gene encoding large ribosomal subunit protein mL66 isoform X1; the protein is MAALKALVSGCGRLLRGLLAGPAATSWSRLPARGFREVVEIQEGKTTIIEGRITATPKESPNPPNPSGQCPICRWNLKHKYNYDDVLLLSQFIRPHGGMLPRKITGLCREEHRKIEECVKMAHRAGLLPNHRPRLPEGVVPKNKPQLNRYLTRWAPGSVKPIYKKGPRWNRVRMPVGSPLLRDNVCYSRTPWKLYH